A segment of the Candidatus Nitrososphaera gargensis Ga9.2 genome:
GACAGGCTGCGGTCGCCCTTGACGTCCGTCATGGCGCCGCCGATCACCAGGTTTTCGCGCTGGACCATCTTGATGAATTCTATCAGGCGCTTGTGATACTGCGTGCCATGCTTTTGGTCAATTTCAAAAGTCGTTGAATATAACGAGTTGAGGGCGTCCATGCCTACGCAGCGCTGGAAGCATGTGCCTGTGAGCTGGCCAAGCTTCCTCTGCATCCTGTTCTGGTTGACCAGATCCTGCGCGCTCTCTGCAATGTGTAAGAACCTGTTGACCTGAATGCCGCTCAGCGAAGACTTGGCTGACGCAAGCTCGGGCTCTTCGACAGCAAGGTCATAAGTCTCTGCGACCGCGTTTATCGAAGGCCTGATCATCGGATGGTCAACTGGCTCTTTTACGAGCTCTCCAAAAAGGTAGACTTTGAGCTTTCTGCCCCTGAGGCTCTGGATGTACTCCGCCCCGTTCTTTATTGGCATCTGTGAAAGTACTACTGCCCGAATGTTATTTATATTTTCTTAGATACGAGCTAGTAAAAAACTAGTGTCATTTTCTACACTTTTTACAAGATCTGACTACTGTATGTACGTCTGGTTGCTCCTATCAAAGTTCCTGACAACCTGAAAGTCACTGCTGAACTGCGACTGCACAAGCGATCTGAGCTCAGGGTATATGGTCGAGGGGTCTTCTTTTGCCATTTTTGTAGCCGTGTGGTCGTCGCCAAGCATCCATTTGCAGAGCTCAAAGGTCATCTGCCGGACGGTGTTTTCATCGACTATTCCAAGGCTGTGGAGGTATTCGTGGGCAAGCACCATGAACATGTACGAGTTGTACTCTTCAGTCGAGCAAGCGATCTTTTTGACAGCAGCCAGGAGGTAGCTGTTCATCACTATGGCGTTAGAGCCCAGCATGTGGTACGCGCCAAGGTTGCTCGGCATCATTTGCAGTATCAGGCTCAGCCCCGCCCTGTGCATCCTGAACTTTTGCAGGACGACTGACTTGACCAGCTCAAACGCCTCATTAAAGTCCTTTAGGTTTGCTATTCTCTCTCTGAACTGCAATTGCTGTTCTGTCGGCACTGCTGCTACCTACATTATTTCGCAGCACGGCCGTATAAGCGTGTATGCGTAGCTTCGTAATCTTTTTTACAGCCAGAATATGGCTTTACAGTCGTGGGGACCACCAAAGCCAAGCAGTTCGACCTGCGCGATATTGTGGCAAGCTATCCTGATTTTCCAAAGCCCGGCATACTGTTCCGCGACATCAACCCTGTCTTCAGGAGAAACGATGCCCTCAACTATATCATTGATGAGTTTTACCGCGCCTATGGCAAGGCAAAGGTGGATGCAGTGGCCGGCATCGAATCGAGAGGTTTTGTTCTGGCGACCGCGCTTGCACTAAAGTTTGGCAAGGGCGTGGTGATGATCCGCAAGGCAGGCAAGCTGCCGGGCAAGACCCTGAAAAAGTCCTATGACATTGAATATGGCAGCGCAGTAATGGAGCTTCAGCAGAACGCAATAAGCAAGGGCGAGAGCGTGCTGATCGCAGACGACCTGATAGCAACAGGCGGAACAGCGGTGGCCGCTGCGCAACTGGTAGAAGAGATTGGCGGTAAGGTGGCCGGCTTTGCGTTCATTATCGAATTGTCCGACCTGCACGGCGCAGACAGGCTGCGCAAGATGGGCTACAAGGTCCAGTCGCTAGTGACCTACCATGGCGAATAGCGCGGACATTGGGATCATTGGTGGCACGGGCGTCTATGACCCCGGGCTTTTTAGCAGCAAGCGCGAGATCAAGGTGCACACGCCCTATGGCGAGCCCTCCGACCTCGTGACGATCGGCGAGTATGCAGGAGTCAAGGTCGCCTTCATCCCCCGCCATGGCAGGGGGCACAGGATACCTCCCCACAGCATAAACAGCAGGGCCAACATCTGGACTCTCAAGGAGCTTGGCGTCAAGCGCATTATTGCACCGTCTGCCGTTGGCAGCCTGCAGGAAAGCTACAGACCCGGCGACATTGCAATCCCTGATCAGTTTATCGACTTTACAAAGAAGAGACAGTACACGTTCTACGACGGCGGGCAGGTGTGCCACGTTTCTGTCGCAGACCCGTTCTGCCCCGAGCTCTCTAGCATCGCAATCGACAAGACGAAGAAGCTGAAATTCCCGATGCACGACAGGGCGACGTACGTCTGCATCGAGGGGCCACGGTTTTCCACAAGGGCAGAGTCAAAGTTCTTCCGCGATGTGATGAAGGCAGACATCATAGGCATGACGCTCGTGCCCGAAGTCAACCTTGCAAGGGAGGCTGAAATCTGCTACATGTCGATAGCGACTGTGACTGACTATGACGTGTGGGCCGACAAGCCGGTCAGCTCTGCCGAGATAATTGAGACGCTTGCCAAGAACGTAGAAAAGACAAAGAAACTGATAGCAGAGCTGGTGCCTGCGATCCCGGCTGTAAGGAAGAAATGCGCCTGCGGCAGCGCGCTTGAAAGCGCCCTACTCTGACGACGATGGCGGCTTGATGCCTTCTGGCAGTATAATGTCCCCTTCGATCAGCTTGCGTTGAATAGTCAGCTGCAACTGCTCCGGGTCGATGCCCATCTTGGCGATCTTGTCCAGCGTGGTCTTGGCGATCTTGACGCTTGCGTTGTGGCCTCCGATCCTGCCAAACGCGATCGCAGTAAAGCGAAATTCCTGACCCTTTATCACAAAATACCCGGCCAGCTTGCTTGCTATCTCGCTTCCGCTGGCACTTTTCACAAATACCGTGACCGGAATTTCATTTTCATCATCATCTTTTCGCATCATTTCTTTGGCCCGTCCGCCACTTCCATGTTGCGGTTCACGTTCTCTTCGACCAAAAAGCTCCACCACTCAGGGTCGGCTATTTTATAGTCCTTGACGTTGACCTCGATCGCCTTGTCGTCGGCGTCAGTGAATTCAAGCTTGCCCTCTTTTATCATCTTGACCAGCCGCCAGCGCAAGTGGCCTTTCCTGTTCCTGCTTATCGCCACTGCCCACTTTTTGTCCTTCTCTATCTTTGGCATGCCGATATAGTCGACGATCTGATCGATGCCCAGACGCTTTTCCTCGCAGAACAGTTCCTTTGTAAGCAGGCTGCGCCAGACATCAACCGAGCCCATAGTCCTGCCGTTCTCGTTGATGTTGATCACTCCAAAGTAGACCACCTTGTCGCCACCAGTCGGGTCTGAAGTTGTCATTGCGATATCCTTGTTGCAGGGTACCACCTATTTAGTTCTTGCATCCTCGTATGGCTTTTCAAGCACGATCCCGATGTTGTCAACTTTGAGGTTCTTCTTGAACGGAATGCCGTCCTCTTCGCAGCACCTCCGGTAGCGGTTTGTTATTGCAAACCTTGGGTGAAGCGACTCAAATTCTGTCGCAGTTATTTCGATGACCATGCCCCTGCCCACAAGCGACTTGGCAGCCGTAAGGGCGCGCTGCTCGTCGTTCCAGCCAAGCGCACTTGATAGTTTAGCTGCGTCCATCTTGCCTTTCTTGACTATTGCCAAGAAGGCCTTGGCCTCGTCCTCGCTTACCTTGAGCTCCGAAACGATGGCCTGTTCCACGTTTGAGAGGTTGACTGCCATGTGCTATACTATGCTATTTTACTTCTAGCGACTTGAGGATGTCCTCTGTGTGCTGCTCGTCCTTTACCTCGTCTGCCAATATCGTGGTTGCAAGGTTGTACGTGACATAGTCGCCCAGCGTAAGCGCCTTTTTCGCCAAGTTGTTATAGTTCTCGACTGCCTTGCCTTCAAACTGGAGCGCGCGCTCTAGCGCGGCCCGGAGCGTAAGGTGCTTTGCCGGGTCAAGCAGACCTATCGTGCTATACTTTGCCCATTCTGATGGGTTGCTTGGTGCCAAGTCGCCAAGCTCTGCAATCCTGTCTGCAAGCAGCTCTGCATGCGCCAGCTCGCCCGTTGCCTGCGTCTTGAGCGCGGCAGCGTACGTCACAAGGCCTATGCCTTCCATGTTTATCCCCACGTACCAAAAGTAGTGGAAGATGCGCATTTCGTCGCAGTACGCGCTCTTTAGAATCTCGATTATCTTGGCTGCATTTTTGCCAAGGATCCTTTTCTCTGTTCTGCCCATATGCCAGACAGTAGTTAATCGGGCAACTATTTATTCTATGTTTGTTAGAATTGCACAAGGTTGCGGTACTTTTTGTAGCGCTCCTCGACGTCGTCCTTTGTTATAGACAGCAGGCGCTTCACTCCAAAGTCCTCGACTGCAAACGAGCCCATGACGTTGCCATATATCACTGCCTCCTTCATGGTCGCAAAATCAGACCTGTTCCTGCGCGCAATGTGGCCCAGAAATCCGCCGGCAAACGAGTCGCCGGCGCCTGTCGGGTCTACTATCTCGTCCAAGAAGAAGGCGGCTGCTGGGAACACCTGGTTGTCACTTGTGAAAAGGATGGCACCGTGCTCACCCTTTTTGATGATCGCAAATTTCGACCCCCACGACATTATCTTTTTGGCGCACTTTGCGATGTTGGCTTCCTTGCACAAGAGCCGCGCCTCGTTGTCATTTATCACTACGCCGTCTGCCATCCCCACCATCTTGATCACATCGTCGCGGCTCCCGTTTATCCAGAACTCTATAGTGTCGCACACCACCAGCTTGGGGTTCTGGAAGTGTTGGAGAATCTTGATATTCTGCTTCGGGTCGTTATTTGCCAGATAGACATAATCAGATTTTGCATACTCTTCTGGGATCACCGGGTCAAAGCCTGCAATGACTCCAAGCTCGGTCTTGTTGGTAGTCCTGTTTGACAAGTCGTAATCAAATGAAGAATCATAGTGGAACGTCTTGCCGCCCTGCACGGTGACGATGCCCTTTGTGTCGATGCCTTTTGACCTGATCGCTCTGATGTGGTCGGCAGGCATGTCCGAGCCCACGACTGCGACTATTGACGTCTGCGCGAACATGCTTGAAGATAGAGAAGCAAATGTGGCTGCGCCTCCAAGTATCCGGGTCTCTGTCCTAAATGGCGTGCGAGTGGTGTCAAGGGCCACCGTGCCAAAGACCGTCAGCAACGCCCATGAACAAGCGCCCTTTCGTAATTAAATGCTTGCCACCACCATTATTTTAAATAGCGAACAGGCAGATAATCCACACACAGTTGCGGCTAGTAGTGGCTATCACCGGCGCCTCTGGAGTCATTTATGGCATAAGGACGCTTGAGGTGCTCAGAGAGCTCAGGGTCGAGACGCACCTCATCATGAGCGAGTGGGGCGCCAAGAACATCAAGATAGAGACCGACAAGACAGCCGACTATGTCAGGTCGCTTGCCACCAAATGCTACGAAGACGACAATATGGCCGCGCCCATGTCAAGCGGCTCATTCAGGACCGATGGCATGGTTGTCATCCCCTGCAGCATGAAGACCTTGGCAAGCATCGCAAACGCGTTTGACGACAGCCTTGTGTCAAGGGCTGCAGGCGTGTGCATCAAGGAGCAGCGCAAGCTTGTGCTGGTGCCAAGGGAGGCTCCGCTGTCAAAGATACACCTTGAAAACATGAGCAAGCTTGCCGATGCCGGCGCGGTTATCCTGCCAGCGATGCCGGGGTTCTACCACAGGCCAAAGACCATGGATGACCTGATCAACCACGTGGTGGGCAAGCTCCTTGACCAATTCAACATCGACCACGGCCTTTTCAGGCGGTGGGGCGGCCAGAGCGTATAAGGATTTATAATCTTGCTGTGCTACTTACATTTATAGAAATGCCGGCGCGAGGTGATCACCGATAGCTCGATACAAGCCCAAGTACGCAAGCCGGTCGGTCGACTTTATAGTCCCGCTCATTGCGTTACTGTTCATTGGGATAATGTTCGTGCTTCTTGCACGCTCGCAGGGAGGCTTTGGTTTTATCTTTCTGGCAGCTGCGTCCGGCCTCATGATCTACTGGGTGCGCGAAGTGAGGATGATGGCAAGGTCTGAAGAGAGAAAGATGGCAAAAGAGATCGAGCAGCAGAAGGACTGGGTCTACGACCTGATAAAGGGTAACGACGAGGTGGTTTTCGTCGCAGAAGTGCCCGGCCCCGAGGACCAGATAAACGTCAGGCTGATAGGAGACCTGTTACGCATCAAGGGAGGGCAGAACTTTGCAAGGGATGTCCCGCTGGAGCTAACACAGGAGATGGGCATAGCAGACTACAAGTATCGAAACGGCGTGCTCACAATCAAAATTCAGAAGGTTTGATTTCCTCTTTGTCGTTGTCGTAGGTGTCTTCCCACAGCCGCATCCTGTCCATCTTGTCCCTCCTCCTTGCATCCTGCAGCATGTTGTAGACGCTCTTGTGCATGCTGCCTTTTGCAAGCAGGGTGATCGCGTCGCTTGCAAGCTTGACCTCCTTGAAGTTACCGATAAAGCCTACCATGTGACCGTAGACAGAGATGTAGGCGCCGCTCAGCTCCTCTATCATCCGGCGCGCCTTGCCTCCTTCGCCAATTATCCTGCCCTTGATGCGCTCAAGCGCGTTTGGCGACTTGCCGGCATAGTCATGCAGGTCCATCTGCTGGAACATTATCTCATCGTTTTCAAAGAGCCTGTACGCCCTCTCTGGCGAAAAGCCTCTTGAAATCGCGGATATCACCTCGACGGCCCGGAAAGCTTCCATCTGCTCCACGGGCTTGGTGCTGGAGATTGTCGCATCGCCGCTTTCGCTGTCGATCTCTATTTCAACGCCGCACCTCTTTTCAATCTGCTGCTTTACCTTGCCGCCCTTGCCTATTATGGCACCTATCCTGTCTTTTGGGATCTTCATCGTGTGCTGGAAGCTCATTATTTGTTTCCGCCTCGGATTTTTTCTACTGCCAGCGCGGTGTCGAGAACCTCGATCCCGCGCTTTTCAAAGAACCTGTTTACATTCATCACGTCGCGGACTAAAAATTGTTTGGAATTTGGGTGTTGGATATCGACCGCCGAGCCAAAGTCAAACAGCATTATTCCCCGGTCGGTTTTGAAGATATTGTACTCCGATAGGTCGGCGTGCACCAGCCTTGCCTTTTGGTACAACATAGTCATTTGCTCGATCACCTGTTTGTAGTCACTGGACGTGACTTCGGACTCTACCAGCGGCGGCGCAGAGTTGCCCTCGCTGTCCCCTACGAACTCCATCACAAGGACGTTCTTTTTCACTGCTATTGGTGCCGGGACTCGCACGCCGGCCGCGTACGCGGCCTGCATGTTCTTAAACTCCTTTCTGGCCCACGCCGCTATCAGGCTGCGCGACCCTCGCTTTATGTCAGAGAACCGCGGGTCGCCGGCGATGTACTGCATGCGCTTTTTAAACTCAGCACTCACTGTGAGGTATATCTTTAGTATGCGAAGCGATCCGTCGGGCGCAGTGGCGGTATAGACCTTGGACTCTTTGCCGGCTGCAAGCGAGCCTCTCACCTGCTGTATCACGCCGTCGCTTCTCAGGTCATTGATGATCATGAGGGTCGGCACGTCAAAGACATTGTCAAAAACCTCGTAATCTTCGGAACGCTTGACAAGCAGTCTGCTCTCCCGCTCCCGGCGCGACAGCCGCCTGTCGGCCCTGTCAATCGCCTTTTGCCTCTCCTCTCTTGGCAGCTGCTCGTCAGGATCTGACAACATGAAAAAGGTGCATCTTATCATTATTATCCTTTTTACCTATGCTGGAACTTGTAGATCATCAAAAATGGCACACCAGCTATCCTCTTTACGCTGATCTCTTTGGCAAGCCGCATTTCCAGAGCCTGCTTCACTATCCTGTCGCCCACCAAGTTTGCGATGTCACACTTTTGGAGTAGCTCCTGTGCCTCCTGCTGCTCGATGACCTGCTGCTGGTAGTACTCTTTTGTAAGGTTGATTACAAGGCCGTTCTGCTCTAGCTTGCTCCCTATGAGGTCGAGATCGCAAATGTCTACCATGATTGAACCCTGGTACTGCGTGGTCCTCGTGGCATACTGTGGCAACGAATGTTCTGTAAAAGAACAGTATAATGAGGGTTGCTGCTACTAGCCGTACGTTTCGATCTTTATATCAAACGACCCGTCCTTGCGCTTGTTTCTGTTTGTGACAAAGCCCTGCGGGCTCAGGAGCG
Coding sequences within it:
- a CDS encoding adenine phosphoribosyltransferase — protein: MGTTKAKQFDLRDIVASYPDFPKPGILFRDINPVFRRNDALNYIIDEFYRAYGKAKVDAVAGIESRGFVLATALALKFGKGVVMIRKAGKLPGKTLKKSYDIEYGSAVMELQQNAISKGESVLIADDLIATGGTAVAAAQLVEEIGGKVAGFAFIIELSDLHGADRLRKMGYKVQSLVTYHGE
- a CDS encoding S-methyl-5'-thioadenosine phosphorylase, encoding MANSADIGIIGGTGVYDPGLFSSKREIKVHTPYGEPSDLVTIGEYAGVKVAFIPRHGRGHRIPPHSINSRANIWTLKELGVKRIIAPSAVGSLQESYRPGDIAIPDQFIDFTKKRQYTFYDGGQVCHVSVADPFCPELSSIAIDKTKKLKFPMHDRATYVCIEGPRFSTRAESKFFRDVMKADIIGMTLVPEVNLAREAEICYMSIATVTDYDVWADKPVSSAEIIETLAKNVEKTKKLIAELVPAIPAVRKKCACGSALESALL
- a CDS encoding helix-turn-helix domain-containing protein, producing the protein MAVNLSNVEQAIVSELKVSEDEAKAFLAIVKKGKMDAAKLSSALGWNDEQRALTAAKSLVGRGMVIEITATEFESLHPRFAITNRYRRCCEEDGIPFKKNLKVDNIGIVLEKPYEDARTK
- a CDS encoding ferritin-like domain-containing protein — encoded protein: MGRTEKRILGKNAAKIIEILKSAYCDEMRIFHYFWYVGINMEGIGLVTYAAALKTQATGELAHAELLADRIAELGDLAPSNPSEWAKYSTIGLLDPAKHLTLRAALERALQFEGKAVENYNNLAKKALTLGDYVTYNLATTILADEVKDEQHTEDILKSLEVK
- a CDS encoding PfkB family carbohydrate kinase; amino-acid sequence: MLTVFGTVALDTTRTPFRTETRILGGAATFASLSSSMFAQTSIVAVVGSDMPADHIRAIRSKGIDTKGIVTVQGGKTFHYDSSFDYDLSNRTTNKTELGVIAGFDPVIPEEYAKSDYVYLANNDPKQNIKILQHFQNPKLVVCDTIEFWINGSRDDVIKMVGMADGVVINDNEARLLCKEANIAKCAKKIMSWGSKFAIIKKGEHGAILFTSDNQVFPAAAFFLDEIVDPTGAGDSFAGGFLGHIARRNRSDFATMKEAVIYGNVMGSFAVEDFGVKRLLSITKDDVEERYKKYRNLVQF
- a CDS encoding UbiX family flavin prenyltransferase; its protein translation is MRLVVAITGASGVIYGIRTLEVLRELRVETHLIMSEWGAKNIKIETDKTADYVRSLATKCYEDDNMAAPMSSGSFRTDGMVVIPCSMKTLASIANAFDDSLVSRAAGVCIKEQRKLVLVPREAPLSKIHLENMSKLADAGAVILPAMPGFYHRPKTMDDLINHVVGKLLDQFNIDHGLFRRWGGQSV
- a CDS encoding Hsp20/alpha crystallin family protein — translated: MLLARSQGGFGFIFLAAASGLMIYWVREVRMMARSEERKMAKEIEQQKDWVYDLIKGNDEVVFVAEVPGPEDQINVRLIGDLLRIKGGQNFARDVPLELTQEMGIADYKYRNGVLTIKIQKV
- a CDS encoding KH domain-containing protein, coding for MSFQHTMKIPKDRIGAIIGKGGKVKQQIEKRCGVEIEIDSESGDATISSTKPVEQMEAFRAVEVISAISRGFSPERAYRLFENDEIMFQQMDLHDYAGKSPNALERIKGRIIGEGGKARRMIEELSGAYISVYGHMVGFIGNFKEVKLASDAITLLAKGSMHKSVYNMLQDARRRDKMDRMRLWEDTYDNDKEEIKPSEF
- a CDS encoding serine protein kinase RIO, giving the protein MLSDPDEQLPREERQKAIDRADRRLSRRERESRLLVKRSEDYEVFDNVFDVPTLMIINDLRSDGVIQQVRGSLAAGKESKVYTATAPDGSLRILKIYLTVSAEFKKRMQYIAGDPRFSDIKRGSRSLIAAWARKEFKNMQAAYAAGVRVPAPIAVKKNVLVMEFVGDSEGNSAPPLVESEVTSSDYKQVIEQMTMLYQKARLVHADLSEYNIFKTDRGIMLFDFGSAVDIQHPNSKQFLVRDVMNVNRFFEKRGIEVLDTALAVEKIRGGNK
- a CDS encoding DUF424 domain-containing protein: MPQYATRTTQYQGSIMVDICDLDLIGSKLEQNGLVINLTKEYYQQQVIEQQEAQELLQKCDIANLVGDRIVKQALEMRLAKEISVKRIAGVPFLMIYKFQHR